Proteins encoded by one window of Salvia splendens isolate huo1 chromosome 7, SspV2, whole genome shotgun sequence:
- the LOC121741897 gene encoding mitogen-activated protein kinase 20-like, whose amino-acid sequence MQPDQRKKGSAELEFFSEYGDASRFKIQEIVGKGSYGVVCSAVDTHTGEKVAIKKIHDIFEHLSDAARILREIKLLRLLRHPDIVAIKHIMLPPSRREFKNIYVVFELMESDLHQVIKANDDLTREHHQFFLYQLLRALKYIHTANVYHRDLKPKNILANANCKLKICDFGLARVAFNDTPTTIFWTDYVATRWYRAPELCGSFFSKYTPAIDIWSIGCIFAEVVTGKPLFPGKNVVHQLDMITDLLGTPSMDTISHVRNEKARKYLTSMRKKQPVPFAQKFPNADPLALRLLERLLAFDPKDRPTAEQALADPYFKGLAKAEREPSCQPISKMEFEFERRRVTKEDVRELIYREILEYHPQLRKDYINGIERTNFLYPSAIDHFKNQFAHLEGSVGKSGPVIPLERKHASLPRSSTIVHSTRVPPKEQPAVANARDRHNSEESGSKNSRDSEGPHNSLSRPLHPPQRIAQAKPGKVVGPVLAYENPNGAKDFYDPRALVRHTALPHQGIPSVHPSRNETGRMERPMGETGRDYPTNTKQAMNCGIAAKLAPADVSHVTIDIDTHPYFTSRAGATKVDHPDDRVIVDTNRLHAKAQYGGLGVGAAASAKVAVHRKVSVMQYGVARMY is encoded by the exons ATGCAGCCTGATCAGCGCAAGAAA GGTTCGGCGGAATTGGAATTCTTTTCTGAATATGGTGATGCAAGCAGGTTTAAGATCCAGGAGATCGTAGGTAAAGGCAGCTATGGTGTTGTTTGCTCGGCGGTCGATACTCATACAGGTGAAAAAGTGGCAATAAAGAAAATACATGATATCTTTGAACACCTTTCTGATGCTGCTCGAATACTTCGGGAGATAAAGCTTTTGAGGCTGCTCAGACACCCAGATATTGTTGCAATAAAACACATTATGCTTCCACCTTCAAGGAGAgaattcaaaaatatatatgttgTTTTTGAACTCATGGAATCAGATTTACATCAAGTCATTAAGGCTAATGATGACTTGACACGGGAACATCATCAGTTTTTCCTTTATCAATTGCTCCGTGCTCTAAAATATATCCACACTG cCAATGTATATCATCGAGATTTGAAACCGAAGAATATTCTGGCAAATGCCAACTGTAAACTAAAAATATGTGATTTTGGATTGGCTAGAGTAGCATTCAACGACACACCTACAACAATATTTTGGACG GACTATGTTGCTACAAGATGGTATAGAGCTCCGGAATTATGTGGCTCATTTTTCTCTAAG TATACTCCAGCAATTGACATATGGAGCATTGGCTGCATTTTTGCTGAGGTTGTAACGGGGAAGCCACTTTTCCCTGGGAAGAATGTTGTTCACCAGCTGGATATGATAACCGACCTTCTTGGAACACCTTCTATGGATACCATTTCTCAC GTTCGGAATGAAAAGGCTAGAAAGTATCTTACAAGCATGCGAAAGAAGCAGCCAGTTCCTTTTGCTCAGAAGTTTCCAAATGCTGATCCTTTGGCTCTTCGGCTCTTGGAGAGGCTGCTTGCTTTTGATCCAAAGGATCGTCCAACTGCTGAACAG GCACTAGCTGATCCTTATTTCAAGGGATTGGCTAAGGCTGAGAGAGAACCATCCTGTCAACCAATCTCTAAAATGGAATTTGAGTTTGAGAGGCGAAGGGTGACAAAGGAAGATGTAAGAGAGTTAATATATCGGGAGATACTGGAGTACCATCCTCAGCTACGGAAGGATTATATCAATGGAATCGAAAGAACTAATTTTCTTTATCCTAG TGCAATCGATCACTTTAAAAATCAGTTTGCTCATTTGGAAGGAAGTGTTGGTAAAAGTGGACCAGTGATTCCACTTGAAAGAAAGCATGCTTCCCTTCCTAG GTCTTCTACCATTGTACATTCCACTAGAGTGCCTCCGAAAGAGCAGCCTGCTGTTGCAAACGCAAGGGATCGGCATAACTCTGAAGAATCAGGCAGCAAAAACTCGAGAGATTCTGAAGGGCCTCACAATAGTTTGTCAAGACCCTTACATCCACCACAGAGGATCGCACAAG CTAAACCAGGCAAAGTTGTTGGTCCGGTGTTGGCGTATGAGAATCCTAATGGTGCCAAAGACTTTTATGATCCTAGAGCGCTGGTCAGACACACCGCACTCCCCCACCAGGGTATCCCCTCGGTTCATCCCAGTAGGAACGAGACAGGGAGGATGGAGAGACCGATGGGTGAGACCGGGAGAGACTATCCTACTAATACAAAACAAGCAATGAACTGCGGCATAGCTGCCAAGTTAGCCCCTGCTGACGTAAGTCACGTGACAATAGACATAGATACCCATCCATATTTTACGAGCCGAGCAGGGGCAACAAAGGTGGATCATCCCGATGACAGGGTCATCGTGGACACAAATCGGCTGCATGCCAAAGCTCAGTATGGCGGGCTTGGAGTCGGTGCAGCAGCATCGGCTAAAGTGGCTGTACACAGAAAAGTATCGGTGATGCAGTACGGTGTGGCTCGGATGTATTAG